Proteins from a single region of Actinomycetes bacterium:
- a CDS encoding carbohydrate kinase family protein, whose product MRVVVTGSIATDHLMTFPGRFAESLMQEQLESISLSFLASDLEVRRGGSAANISFGMARLGLRPALVGSAGPDFDDYRSWLDRHGVDTESVHISEVHQTARFVCTTDRDGNQIATFYAGAMADARLIELAPVLERLGGIDWLLISPNDPEAMANHAEECRFRGIPFIADPSQQLSSMDGDEVRNLLDSAGMLINNEYEAALIHERTGLTSEQILELVPVRITTLGAKGARIEHRGEPAIEVGVVPEEDKADPTGVGDAFRSGYLAGMWWGVTPERCAQVGATLAAYVIETVGPQEYSFTHTAFAQRLGDAFGAEAGREVAGHLGVS is encoded by the coding sequence GTGCGAGTTGTTGTTACTGGTTCCATCGCAACCGACCATTTAATGACCTTTCCAGGCCGTTTTGCTGAGTCGTTAATGCAGGAGCAGCTGGAATCGATTTCGCTATCGTTCCTCGCCAGTGACCTGGAGGTCCGCCGCGGTGGCTCAGCCGCCAACATTAGTTTCGGCATGGCGCGCCTCGGTTTGCGGCCGGCGTTGGTGGGCTCAGCTGGGCCGGATTTCGACGATTACCGGTCTTGGCTGGATCGTCACGGGGTCGACACCGAATCAGTTCATATCTCCGAGGTTCATCAGACAGCTCGGTTCGTCTGCACCACTGACCGGGACGGCAACCAGATCGCCACCTTCTATGCCGGGGCGATGGCTGATGCACGGTTGATCGAACTTGCTCCGGTGTTGGAGCGCTTGGGCGGCATTGATTGGCTGCTGATCAGTCCGAATGATCCCGAGGCCATGGCCAACCACGCTGAAGAATGTCGATTCCGCGGCATCCCCTTCATCGCCGATCCCTCCCAGCAGTTGTCCTCCATGGACGGGGACGAGGTACGCAACCTGCTGGATAGTGCGGGCATGTTGATCAATAACGAGTACGAGGCCGCACTGATTCACGAGCGAACGGGTCTGACCTCGGAGCAGATCTTGGAACTCGTTCCGGTGCGTATCACTACGTTGGGCGCCAAGGGAGCCAGGATCGAGCATCGCGGGGAGCCTGCCATTGAGGTGGGTGTCGTCCCCGAAGAGGACAAAGCGGACCCCACCGGAGTGGGTGACGCTTTCCGGTCTGGCTACCTTGCCGGGATGTGGTGGGGGGTCACGCCAGAGCGATGCGCTCAGGTAGGTGCGACCCTTGCTGCTTACGTGATTGAAACAGTCGGTCCGCAGGAATACTCCTTCACACATACGGCCTTTGCACAGCGACTGGGTGATGCGTTCGGCGCCGAAGCTGGCCGAGAAGTGGCCGGACATCTGGGTGTGAGTTGA
- a CDS encoding iron-sulfur cluster assembly accessory protein, with translation MTAESTQAVPSAPDASTEATSSVTLTDIASGKVKALLEAEGRDDLALRIAVQPGGCSGLRYQLFFDDRSLDGDQVIDFSGVNVVVDRMSVPYLGGATIDFVDTIEKQGFTIDNPNATGSCACGDSFH, from the coding sequence ATGACTGCCGAAAGCACCCAGGCCGTTCCCAGTGCCCCGGATGCCAGCACCGAAGCCACCAGTTCGGTGACCCTTACCGATATCGCTTCCGGCAAGGTAAAGGCCCTGCTGGAGGCCGAAGGTCGCGATGACCTGGCCCTGCGTATTGCTGTCCAGCCCGGGGGCTGCAGCGGACTGCGCTACCAGCTGTTCTTTGACGATCGCTCACTAGACGGTGACCAGGTCATCGATTTCAGTGGCGTCAATGTGGTCGTAGACCGGATGAGCGTTCCCTACTTGGGCGGCGCGACGATCGACTTCGTGGATACCATCGAGAAGCAGGGGTTCACCATTGACAACCCCAACGCCACCGGGTCGTGCGCCTGTGGTGACTCCTTCCACTGA
- the nadA gene encoding quinolinate synthase NadA produces MGDVTTFTEPEPTPLALLLLGQEADPDTERGIECPGDLPPASDPELVAQVRAAKEELGDRMFVLGHHYQRDEVIQFADVTGDSFKLAQQAAARPDAEFIVFCGVHFMAESADILTAANQQVILPDLAAGCSMADMANIKQVEDAWRVIEQAGLAESTIPITYMNSTAAIKAFTGRNAGAVCTSSNAQQSLEWAFEQGDRVLFLPDQHLGRNTAVMQLGLSLDDCVVYDPHKRDGGLTSQELAEAKMVLWRGHCSVHGHFVPETVDEVRERVPGVNVLVHPEVRYEVATKADLIGSTEYIIKTIETAEAGSKWAIGTELNLVRRLALQHPDKEIVFLDRSVCFCATMNRIDLPHLNWALQELRRGNVVNQITVDDHTAHWARVALDRMLALPGVTAAATAD; encoded by the coding sequence ATGGGGGACGTGACCACCTTCACAGAGCCCGAGCCCACGCCATTGGCGCTGCTGCTTCTCGGCCAGGAGGCCGATCCTGACACTGAGCGCGGTATCGAATGTCCGGGAGATTTGCCCCCGGCATCTGATCCGGAACTGGTGGCACAGGTACGCGCAGCCAAGGAAGAACTCGGCGACCGGATGTTCGTTTTGGGGCATCACTACCAGCGAGACGAGGTCATCCAGTTCGCCGATGTCACCGGCGACTCTTTCAAGCTGGCACAGCAAGCCGCTGCCCGACCAGACGCCGAGTTCATCGTTTTCTGTGGCGTGCACTTCATGGCGGAGTCCGCTGACATCCTCACGGCGGCCAATCAGCAGGTGATTCTTCCGGACCTAGCGGCTGGCTGCTCCATGGCTGACATGGCCAACATCAAACAGGTGGAGGACGCCTGGCGAGTGATCGAACAAGCTGGCCTGGCGGAGAGCACCATTCCGATCACCTACATGAACTCCACCGCCGCTATCAAGGCCTTCACGGGACGCAACGCCGGCGCGGTTTGCACTTCCAGTAACGCCCAGCAATCGCTGGAATGGGCTTTCGAGCAGGGTGATCGGGTACTTTTCTTGCCGGATCAGCATCTCGGTCGCAATACCGCCGTCATGCAGTTGGGGCTGTCGCTAGACGACTGCGTGGTCTATGACCCACACAAGCGGGATGGCGGCTTGACCAGCCAAGAGTTGGCCGAGGCCAAGATGGTGCTGTGGCGGGGCCATTGTTCGGTACATGGTCATTTCGTCCCGGAAACGGTTGATGAGGTCCGCGAGCGAGTGCCCGGCGTGAACGTACTGGTGCACCCGGAGGTTCGCTACGAAGTGGCGACGAAGGCCGATCTGATTGGCTCCACCGAGTACATCATCAAGACCATCGAGACAGCCGAAGCTGGCTCCAAGTGGGCGATCGGCACGGAACTGAACTTGGTTCGGCGGTTGGCACTACAACACCCGGACAAAGAAATCGTGTTCTTGGATCGCTCGGTGTGCTTCTGCGCCACCATGAACCGGATAGATCTGCCGCACCTGAACTGGGCGCTGCAAGAACTGCGCCGCGGGAATGTGGTCAACCAGATCACGGTGGATGACCATACTGCGCATTGGGCTCGGGTAGCGCTGGATCGGATGCTGGCGCTGCCGGGGGTAACGGCGGCTGCCACCGCTGACTGA
- the htpX gene encoding zinc metalloprotease HtpX, whose amino-acid sequence MAKTRYVNDPGLTRRMFSTMGGLMLLYVVLMVALIALGFGAIFVLVIAGGMLWAQWYFSDSMALRSMGAREVSPENAPQLHGMVDRLCALADMPKPRVAIADTDVPNAFATGRSPKRAVVCVTTGLLRRVDRDELEGVLSHELSHVAHRDVTVMTVASFSAILAGLLIRSAMWGSLMRDRRDNNTALVFLAVMLVSALVYVISYILTAALSRYRELSADRSGAMLTGNPDGLASALQKISGDMAQIPTRDLREMDAVSSMAFFPAIGRGGGVDLAKVFASHPPLEKRLENLAKVAAELGQ is encoded by the coding sequence GTGGCTAAGACCAGATACGTCAACGATCCCGGACTGACCAGACGGATGTTCAGCACCATGGGTGGCTTGATGCTGCTGTATGTGGTCTTGATGGTTGCACTGATCGCTCTCGGCTTCGGGGCCATCTTCGTGCTGGTCATCGCTGGCGGGATGTTGTGGGCGCAGTGGTACTTCTCGGATTCTATGGCGCTGCGTTCGATGGGGGCGCGTGAAGTCTCCCCGGAAAACGCCCCGCAGTTGCACGGCATGGTGGATCGGCTCTGCGCCCTGGCAGATATGCCCAAACCGCGGGTAGCTATCGCAGACACCGACGTGCCCAACGCGTTCGCCACCGGGCGGTCGCCCAAGCGAGCCGTGGTGTGTGTCACCACCGGGCTGCTGCGCCGAGTCGATCGTGATGAACTTGAGGGAGTGCTCAGCCACGAGTTGTCTCATGTGGCGCACCGCGATGTCACGGTGATGACAGTTGCGTCCTTTTCGGCGATCCTGGCTGGTCTGCTCATCCGCTCGGCGATGTGGGGCAGTTTGATGCGGGATCGGCGCGACAACAACACGGCGCTGGTGTTCCTTGCGGTCATGCTGGTGTCTGCGCTGGTCTACGTGATTTCCTACATCCTCACGGCTGCGCTATCCCGCTATCGAGAACTGTCTGCGGACCGTTCTGGTGCGATGCTCACCGGCAATCCAGACGGGCTGGCTTCGGCACTGCAAAAGATCAGTGGCGATATGGCCCAGATCCCCACCCGCGATTTGCGAGAGATGGACGCGGTTTCATCCATGGCGTTCTTCCCGGCCATCGGTCGTGGCGGTGGGGTGGATCTGGCTAAGGTCTTCGCCAGTCACCCACCGCTCGAAAAGCGGCTGGAAAACTTGGCGAAAGTCGCCGCCGAACTCGGCCAATAG
- a CDS encoding PspA/IM30 family protein, whose translation MGLWQRFKLVFKSKANKALDKAEDPRETLDYSYEKQLELLQKVRRGVADVATSRKRVELQIQGLQKQADKLTAQAKAALSGGREDLAREALTRRSGLSTQLEDLQAQLAQLLGQEEKMIDAAQRLQAKIDSFRTRKETIKAQYSAAEAQTKINEAFAGVSDELSDVGLAIQRAEEKTQGMQARAGAIDELVASGALEDLTGTSKDSLTRELEAMASENQVEDELASLRAEIGGTATPDAIESGGTESKRQGQPADEADTPPASS comes from the coding sequence ATGGGCCTCTGGCAGCGATTCAAACTGGTCTTCAAATCCAAAGCAAACAAGGCCTTAGACAAGGCGGAAGACCCCCGCGAGACTTTGGACTACTCATATGAGAAGCAGTTGGAGTTACTGCAGAAGGTCCGCCGTGGTGTTGCTGACGTAGCGACTTCCCGCAAGCGGGTGGAGCTGCAGATCCAGGGACTGCAAAAGCAAGCAGACAAACTGACGGCTCAAGCCAAGGCCGCGTTGTCAGGTGGTCGCGAGGACTTGGCCCGTGAGGCCTTGACCCGCCGCAGCGGGTTGAGCACTCAGTTGGAGGACCTGCAAGCGCAACTGGCCCAGTTACTGGGTCAGGAGGAAAAGATGATCGACGCAGCACAGCGGTTGCAGGCGAAGATCGACTCCTTCCGTACTCGCAAAGAAACCATCAAAGCGCAGTACTCGGCCGCTGAGGCACAGACCAAGATCAACGAGGCATTTGCCGGGGTATCCGATGAACTGTCCGACGTCGGTCTCGCTATCCAGCGGGCTGAGGAAAAGACTCAGGGAATGCAGGCGCGGGCAGGTGCCATTGACGAGTTAGTCGCCTCTGGGGCGCTGGAGGACCTCACCGGGACCAGCAAGGACAGCCTGACCCGGGAACTCGAAGCGATGGCATCGGAGAATCAGGTCGAAGACGAACTCGCATCTTTGCGTGCTGAGATCGGCGGTACGGCTACCCCCGACGCCATTGAGTCCGGTGGCACCGAGTCCAAGCGGCAGGGACAGCCTGCCGACGAGGCGGATACTCCGCCCGCCAGCAGCTAA
- a CDS encoding DUF3043 domain-containing protein gives MFGRRSQPESEVAPSAPTEEDTNRSPAQAKKGRPTPSRKEAEANRKTRLKASADNKAAKKEMKAREREERMTARQGMMAGDERYFPARDQGPGKAYTRDYVDSRRRLSEYFLFIAVGILLAGFVQSPQAKNIVSLLWFLVAGLVVLDVTWFLIAFSRRLKAEFPDPADRKGCKLYAAMRLLQIRRLRIPPPRLRPGGKPVKPKKPKEPQS, from the coding sequence ATGTTCGGACGTCGCAGCCAACCCGAAAGTGAAGTCGCACCCTCGGCTCCCACCGAGGAAGACACCAACCGTAGCCCCGCGCAAGCAAAAAAGGGACGCCCTACGCCTAGCCGGAAAGAGGCCGAGGCCAACCGGAAAACCCGCCTGAAAGCGTCTGCCGACAACAAGGCCGCCAAGAAGGAAATGAAGGCTCGCGAGCGGGAAGAACGGATGACCGCTCGTCAAGGAATGATGGCTGGCGACGAGCGGTATTTTCCGGCCCGAGATCAGGGCCCTGGCAAGGCATACACCCGCGACTACGTGGACAGCCGCCGGCGACTCAGCGAGTATTTCCTGTTCATCGCGGTCGGAATCCTGCTTGCCGGCTTCGTGCAGAGCCCACAGGCGAAGAACATTGTGTCGCTGCTGTGGTTCTTGGTCGCCGGCTTGGTCGTGTTGGACGTCACCTGGTTCTTGATCGCCTTCAGCCGTCGGCTGAAGGCAGAGTTCCCCGATCCCGCCGACCGCAAGGGCTGCAAGCTATACGCTGCGATGCGGCTGCTTCAGATTCGTCGCCTTCGTATTCCCCCGCCCCGACTACGGCCCGGGGGTAAGCCGGTGAAGCCGAAGAAGCCGAAAGAGCCACAAAGTTAG
- a CDS encoding aldo/keto reductase family protein → MEHRHLGSSGLKVSELAYGNWITHASQIEQKQAEACVHAALDAGITTFDTADVYAGTRAEEVLGHALKEQRRDGLEICTKVYWPTGPGPNDVGLSRKHILRSCEGSLQRLGTDYIDLYQAHRFDVATPLEETMRAFNDLVRSGKVMYIGVSEWTAGQIRAALRIADDLGLDRIVSNQPQYSMLWRVIESDVVPVCEENGIGQIVWSPLAQGVLTGKYRPGVEPPKDSRAQSKEGSYFIKRWLDQPGLLERVQQLGDLAKQTDLSLPQLALAWVLNQPGVSAAIIGASRPEQVHENIRAVGVQLDEQLLKAIDDLLADAIITDTGLTRSPEQRP, encoded by the coding sequence ATGGAGCACCGTCATTTAGGAAGTTCTGGTCTCAAGGTCAGTGAGCTGGCCTACGGTAACTGGATCACGCATGCCTCCCAAATCGAACAGAAACAGGCTGAGGCATGTGTACATGCCGCATTGGACGCGGGTATTACCACCTTCGACACTGCTGACGTCTACGCCGGCACCCGCGCCGAAGAAGTTCTCGGCCATGCCCTCAAAGAGCAGCGACGTGATGGTTTGGAGATCTGTACCAAGGTGTACTGGCCGACTGGCCCTGGTCCCAATGATGTCGGACTGTCTCGCAAGCACATCCTCCGGTCCTGCGAAGGCTCGCTGCAGCGCCTCGGCACCGACTACATCGACCTTTATCAAGCCCACCGCTTCGATGTCGCAACCCCGCTGGAAGAGACCATGCGCGCCTTCAACGACTTAGTGCGGTCGGGCAAAGTTATGTACATTGGCGTCTCAGAATGGACCGCCGGCCAGATTCGAGCGGCGCTCCGGATCGCCGACGATCTCGGCCTAGATCGGATCGTGTCCAATCAGCCGCAGTACTCCATGTTGTGGCGGGTGATTGAGTCCGACGTCGTCCCGGTTTGCGAGGAAAACGGCATCGGGCAAATCGTGTGGTCCCCGCTGGCGCAAGGCGTGCTGACCGGCAAGTACCGCCCTGGCGTCGAGCCACCGAAAGATTCCCGGGCGCAGTCCAAAGAGGGCTCCTACTTCATCAAGCGTTGGCTGGACCAGCCAGGGCTGCTGGAGCGGGTGCAACAACTCGGTGACTTGGCCAAGCAGACCGATCTCTCGCTGCCGCAACTGGCGCTTGCCTGGGTGCTCAACCAACCCGGGGTATCTGCGGCCATCATTGGTGCTAGTCGCCCGGAACAGGTGCACGAGAACATTCGGGCGGTCGGCGTGCAACTGGATGAGCAACTGTTGAAGGCCATCGACGATTTGCTCGCAGACGCCATCATCACCGACACCGGCCTCACCCGCTCTCCCGAGCAACGGCCCTAG
- a CDS encoding SRPBCC family protein has protein sequence MNEMVVQQQVDAPAETVWRVVTDVEHAAEFISGITHIERVDTGSDFVAGFSWRETRRMFGKEVTELMTVVAVEEGHSYDVESISRGANYYSTVTVAASGSGSMLTMRFRGEAQGTVNKLLVNLVGRLFAGVNRKAMQQDLLDIAAVAEQNSRT, from the coding sequence ATGAATGAAATGGTCGTTCAGCAGCAGGTCGATGCCCCAGCCGAAACGGTGTGGCGGGTCGTCACCGACGTGGAGCATGCGGCCGAGTTCATCTCCGGCATAACTCATATCGAGCGGGTGGATACTGGTTCCGATTTCGTTGCCGGTTTCAGCTGGCGCGAGACTCGCCGAATGTTCGGCAAGGAGGTCACCGAACTCATGACCGTCGTCGCAGTTGAGGAAGGACATTCCTACGACGTGGAGTCCATCAGCCGCGGCGCGAACTACTACTCCACGGTCACAGTGGCCGCTAGCGGTTCCGGCAGCATGTTGACGATGAGGTTCCGCGGCGAGGCGCAAGGGACCGTCAACAAACTCCTGGTCAACCTCGTCGGCCGACTGTTCGCCGGGGTCAATCGAAAAGCCATGCAACAGGACCTGCTTGATATTGCGGCCGTTGCAGAGCAAAACTCGCGCACCTGA
- a CDS encoding terpene cyclase/mutase family protein, producing MIRRSLVAAAAVLALGTGALMPAASAVPTAEEDDAGRFGVQDPSFDGVYRQGLAISGMVAVDRKVPDSSVTWLSNQQCGDGSFQAYRNDLLAACDPGDPEAFTGPDTNSTAMAAMALAVVGKSKPSKRAVAWLREVQNPDGGFPYIGGGLSDANSTGLALAAIRGSRVSDNNKQALKQGKKFLKKTQLRCEAGKSARGQLSYQKSPKSANLLASAQGALGLLTQLPVAATAQASDGGAIKCGEEASKPKLVGGLLASLKKQLKKNDGMLPSSFGDGVDSSATAYALLAFKSSDRYGKQVKAALAALQDEAPVYTETDGQPDAGALGTLLLVAGATNENPKKFGGVNLVKQLKASLQ from the coding sequence ATGATTCGACGTTCACTGGTGGCTGCTGCCGCCGTACTAGCGCTGGGAACTGGGGCGTTAATGCCCGCGGCCTCCGCCGTTCCTACTGCCGAAGAGGATGACGCTGGCCGCTTCGGTGTGCAGGATCCGTCCTTCGACGGCGTGTACCGCCAGGGGCTGGCGATATCCGGCATGGTTGCGGTAGACCGCAAGGTGCCGGATTCCTCGGTGACGTGGCTGAGCAATCAGCAATGCGGTGACGGTTCCTTCCAGGCATATCGGAATGACCTCTTGGCTGCTTGTGACCCGGGTGATCCGGAGGCTTTTACCGGACCGGATACTAACTCCACCGCGATGGCGGCCATGGCGCTGGCAGTGGTCGGTAAGAGTAAGCCGAGCAAGCGTGCGGTTGCCTGGCTTCGAGAGGTGCAAAACCCTGATGGTGGTTTCCCTTACATCGGTGGTGGTCTCAGCGACGCCAACAGCACCGGCCTGGCCCTGGCTGCCATTCGCGGTTCGCGGGTTTCCGACAACAATAAGCAGGCTCTGAAGCAGGGCAAGAAGTTCCTCAAGAAGACGCAGTTGCGCTGCGAGGCAGGAAAGAGTGCCCGGGGGCAGCTGTCCTATCAGAAGAGCCCGAAGAGTGCCAACCTGCTCGCGTCCGCTCAGGGTGCGTTGGGACTGCTGACACAGTTGCCAGTGGCTGCGACTGCACAGGCCAGCGATGGCGGTGCGATCAAGTGCGGCGAGGAGGCCAGCAAGCCTAAACTCGTGGGCGGCCTGTTGGCATCGCTGAAGAAGCAGTTGAAGAAGAACGACGGAATGCTGCCCAGCAGTTTCGGTGACGGGGTCGACTCTTCGGCCACTGCCTATGCGCTGTTGGCGTTTAAGTCTTCCGATCGGTATGGCAAGCAGGTGAAGGCTGCCCTGGCTGCGTTGCAGGATGAGGCACCCGTCTACACCGAAACCGATGGTCAGCCGGATGCCGGTGCGCTGGGAACGCTGTTGCTGGTGGCTGGTGCGACCAATGAAAACCCCAAGAAGTTCGGTGGTGTGAATCTGGTGAAACAGTTGAAGGCTTCGCTGCAGTGA
- a CDS encoding aspartate-semialdehyde dehydrogenase, with protein sequence MAAAPADTLDHMRIGVVGATGQVGTVMREILAERKFPVTELRLFASARSAGRTVAWRDDSITIEDAAVADPTGLDIVLFSAGGSTSQRLAPIFAEKGATVIDNSSAWRLDPDVPLVVAEVNPEQARQASKGIIANPNCTTMAAMPVLKPLHDAAGLRRLVVSTYQAVSGSGLAGVQELADQTEKLSSESHALTHAPHDLTLPDPEVYVAPIAFNALPMAGNLVDDDSGETDEEQKLRNESRKILDIPDLAVSGTCVRIPVFTGHSLSINAEFAQPLDPERATELLAAAPGVELAEVPNPLAAAGRDPSYVGRIRVDQSVPDGHGLALFLSNDNLRKGAALNAVQIAELLVP encoded by the coding sequence ATGGCGGCAGCGCCGGCAGATACTCTGGACCACATGAGAATTGGAGTAGTCGGAGCAACCGGACAGGTCGGAACCGTTATGCGGGAAATCTTGGCCGAACGGAAGTTCCCGGTCACTGAACTACGATTGTTCGCCTCTGCGCGGTCGGCGGGTCGAACAGTAGCCTGGCGGGACGACAGCATCACCATCGAAGATGCCGCAGTTGCGGATCCCACCGGTTTGGACATCGTGTTGTTCTCCGCCGGCGGCAGCACTTCGCAACGGCTGGCACCAATATTTGCCGAAAAAGGCGCCACCGTTATCGACAACTCCAGCGCGTGGCGACTGGACCCTGATGTTCCGCTGGTCGTCGCCGAGGTGAATCCGGAGCAGGCGAGACAAGCGAGCAAAGGCATCATCGCTAACCCGAACTGCACCACGATGGCTGCCATGCCGGTGTTGAAGCCACTACACGATGCGGCCGGATTACGTCGACTTGTGGTGAGCACTTACCAAGCTGTCAGCGGAAGTGGGCTAGCCGGCGTGCAGGAACTGGCTGATCAGACCGAGAAACTCAGCAGCGAGTCCCACGCGCTCACCCACGCGCCACACGACCTCACCCTGCCCGACCCAGAGGTCTACGTGGCACCCATCGCATTCAACGCGCTGCCGATGGCAGGCAACCTAGTCGATGACGACAGCGGCGAAACAGACGAGGAACAAAAACTGCGCAACGAGAGCCGCAAGATCCTAGACATCCCTGACCTGGCGGTCAGCGGAACCTGCGTGCGTATTCCGGTATTCACTGGTCACTCACTCAGCATCAACGCCGAGTTCGCCCAGCCGCTCGATCCGGAGCGGGCCACCGAACTGCTGGCCGCGGCACCCGGAGTGGAACTAGCCGAGGTACCCAACCCACTGGCAGCAGCTGGTCGCGACCCGAGTTACGTGGGTCGTATCCGGGTGGATCAGTCCGTTCCCGACGGTCATGGTCTGGCGCTCTTCCTCAGTAATGACAACCTACGCAAGGGAGCAGCGCTCAACGCGGTACAGATCGCTGAACTGCTGGTGCCATGA
- the cobU gene encoding bifunctional adenosylcobinamide kinase/adenosylcobinamide-phosphate guanylyltransferase, which produces MTLTARVLYLGGARSGKSTAAEARVAELPTTYVATSSSDPADPEWQDRITLHRARRPEHWRTEETRDLPQLVATATPEQPVLIDCLTLWLSGMLDDLNAWSMPTESAALATANQAISDLTEAIVAAAGGVVLVSNEVGSGIVPDTVSGRVFRDLLGRCNTRVAAACDEVNLVVAGCIVPVKPIGGSA; this is translated from the coding sequence ATGACGCTGACCGCCAGAGTGCTCTACCTCGGTGGGGCACGATCGGGCAAGAGCACCGCAGCCGAAGCACGCGTTGCCGAGTTGCCGACCACCTACGTCGCTACCTCATCGTCGGATCCTGCTGATCCTGAGTGGCAGGACCGGATTACGCTGCACCGAGCACGTCGGCCGGAGCATTGGCGCACGGAAGAAACTCGCGATCTCCCGCAACTAGTTGCGACAGCAACACCAGAACAGCCAGTCCTTATTGACTGCCTCACCCTGTGGTTGAGCGGAATGCTCGATGACCTCAACGCCTGGTCAATGCCAACCGAGTCAGCGGCCCTCGCCACCGCCAACCAGGCAATCAGTGACCTCACCGAGGCAATTGTCGCCGCTGCTGGCGGCGTTGTCCTAGTCAGCAACGAGGTGGGCAGTGGCATCGTGCCAGACACCGTCTCAGGCCGTGTCTTCCGCGATCTGCTCGGTCGCTGCAACACGCGAGTGGCTGCCGCTTGCGATGAAGTAAACCTAGTCGTCGCCGGTTGTATCGTGCCGGTCAAGCCAATCGGAGGATCGGCGTGA
- the cobT gene encoding nicotinate-nucleotide--dimethylbenzimidazole phosphoribosyltransferase, with protein MGVITPQLPGPDAEQRTETESYLDRLTKPPGSLGRLEQLAVWAAGVQERTPPLPFQQVRLVIFAGDHGVARAAGTSAFPSEVTAQMVANFHNGGAAANVLAERNGATVRVIDAAVDSDYEGLPVPTDVAKHRIRRSSGPLDREDALTREEAEAALELGRNIADEEIDSGADLLIAGDMGIGNTTPAAALIAGITGSDPVSVCGRGTGIDDETWMRKVAAIRDGLWRARDWRPDPVALLATVGGADLGAMAGFLGRAAQRGVPALLDGVVVGAAALLAERIDHGARRWWLAGHQSAEPAHVICLDHLDLEPLLTLSMRLGEGSGALTALPILQAALATASEMATFDQAGVDDGSAPPPGEVDPEDLP; from the coding sequence ATCGGCGTGATTACCCCACAACTACCCGGTCCCGATGCTGAGCAACGGACTGAGACCGAGAGTTACCTCGACCGACTCACCAAACCTCCGGGCTCACTAGGGAGACTGGAACAGCTGGCGGTCTGGGCTGCCGGAGTACAAGAACGCACACCACCACTGCCATTTCAGCAGGTTCGTCTCGTCATCTTCGCTGGCGACCACGGTGTTGCTCGCGCCGCTGGCACCTCTGCTTTCCCCAGCGAAGTCACCGCACAAATGGTGGCCAACTTTCACAACGGCGGCGCTGCCGCGAACGTACTAGCGGAACGCAACGGAGCCACCGTGCGGGTGATCGACGCGGCTGTGGATTCTGACTACGAGGGTCTGCCCGTCCCGACCGACGTAGCCAAACACCGGATCCGCCGGAGTAGCGGCCCGCTGGATCGCGAGGATGCGCTGACCCGAGAAGAAGCCGAGGCCGCGCTAGAACTTGGGCGCAACATCGCAGATGAGGAAATCGACTCCGGCGCGGATCTGCTCATCGCCGGCGATATGGGTATCGGGAACACCACCCCCGCCGCTGCACTCATCGCAGGTATTACCGGATCCGACCCAGTCTCGGTCTGTGGCCGCGGCACCGGAATCGATGACGAGACCTGGATGCGAAAAGTGGCCGCGATCCGCGACGGCTTGTGGCGTGCCCGAGATTGGCGCCCCGACCCGGTGGCGTTGCTGGCGACCGTCGGTGGCGCTGACCTGGGCGCCATGGCGGGTTTCCTCGGCCGGGCAGCCCAGCGCGGCGTACCGGCGCTATTGGACGGTGTGGTGGTGGGAGCCGCCGCTTTGCTGGCGGAGCGGATTGACCACGGCGCCCGCCGGTGGTGGTTGGCTGGACACCAGTCGGCTGAACCGGCTCATGTCATCTGCCTAGATCACCTGGATCTCGAGCCGCTGCTCACGCTGTCTATGCGCCTCGGCGAGGGATCGGGCGCCCTGACCGCGCTGCCCATTCTGCAGGCTGCACTTGCAACCGCCAGTGAGATGGCTACCTTCGATCAAGCCGGGGTTGATGATGGCTCCGCGCCCCCGCCCGGGGAGGTCGATCCGGAGGACCTGCCATGA